The DNA region GCCGGATGCGAGTGTCGCATTTTCCAGAAGTGCGGGACAATGGCATCCCGTATTTCAAGTCATCGCCACGATCGCGTTTCCTCTGATCTACGCGGTCTATCTTGGCGTCGCCGAGAGCGCCCGCGACATCGCAGTCAAGATGGTCCGAAGCAAGGCCAACGGCGATCATCTGATCGAGTTGGTCGGGCGCATGGAAACGTCTCTGAGGGCCGCACAGATTGCGCATCGCTGGATGTTGGAGGTGGTTGCTCGAAACGAACCGTCCGCGGAAACCGTCAACGAGGTTATGATCGGCCGTTCCTTGGTCGCGCGGCACGCTATCGAGGTGACGGAGCTTGCAATGGAGGTCGCAGGCGGCGCGGCATTCTATCGAGAGAATGGGCTGGAGCGCTGTTTCCGTGACATACAGGGCGCTCGCTATCATCCGATGCAGCCCGGAGCCCAGGCGCAATACGCGGGTTCATTCGCACTCGGACTTCCCACCGAGAACATTTTCTAGCTCCCGGCGCAACGGCGAACTCCGCGGAACCATAGGATAGGTGGGCTAGTTTGATATCCAGAATCCGAATGGACGAGCCCCGCCAGCTGGGACGACAGAGCAACCTCTTGTCCGCTTCGGGCCACGAACTCTGCCGATGGTATCCTTCGCCCGCCCAAGGTAGGCGATGAGGTGGGAGGTGTGGCGGAGGCACCAACATGGAATCCGACGTATTGCGTTCACGGCGTCCGTGGAACAAAGGAATTCTCGTAGGCCAGAAGCGACCGCTGCAGCCAAAAAACGTGTGGTCAATCCGAGTCCGCCTCGAGATGAGTGGGGCCACACGCGAACTGGCGCTCTTCAATTTGGCCATCGACAGCAAAGTACGTGCATGTGATCTGGTCAGGCTGAGGGTCGAAGACCTGTGGTCTGGAAGACCCATCAGAGATCGCGCGACCATCATCCAGAAGAAGACAAAGCGCCCCGTCCAGTTTGAAGTGATGGAGCAGACGAAAATCGCGCTGGCAGCATGGCTTCCGTCGGTCAAAAGGACCGGAGGAAGCTACCTGTTCCCCGGCAGACGCCGTCAGTCGGCTCAGCTATCGACTCGACAATACGCGCGCATCCTCCATCGAGGGGTACGCAGCATTGGTCTTGAGCCGACCGCCTATTGAACCCATTCGATGCGAAGGACCAAGGCAGCTTTGATTTACAAGAAGACGGGTAACCTGCGCGCTGTCCAAATCCTCCTTGGACACACTAAATTGGAAAGCACAGTTCGGTACCTCGGGATCGAGATTGATGACGCGTTGCGAATTGCCGAACAGATAGAGCTCTGAACCGACGGCCATCCGAAAAAGCCGGTGGTCGCCATCGCGCCAATTACGGCATAGTGTGTCCCACAACATTTGTGCGGCAACACGGGTGAACTCTGATGCGACGAGTGTAAGCTGACAAACCATCTGACACCACGAAGAGAACCCAGTGGCCCGATTTCTTGCCGTTTACACCATGAAGCCCGAAGACCTCGCCTCCTTTAGGAGCCTGCCCAAAGCCGAGCAGGACGCTATCGACGCCATCGGCCTGAAACAGTGGGCCGCCTGGGAAAACAGAAACGCCGCATCCATCCTTGATCGTGGTGGCATGGTGGGCAAGACGACGCGCATAACCAAGGACGGGGTCGCCAATGCCGTGAATCCTTTTTGCGGCTACCTTGTCGTCGAAGCGGAAACCGTCGACGCCGCAGCAAGGCTGTTCGAGGACCACCCGCACATCACCGTGTTTCCTGGTGACGGCGTAGATATCATGCCCTTTTTGACCTGAAGTCCTTCCGATCGGTATCGACCGCCAACGGTTACATCGTCTGAGGGCCGCAGAGCGGCAAACGGCTGCCTTGGGCATTTACCCCCAAACCTGACGACCGCTTTGCGGACGAATACGCCGACCGTGCCCTAAGGCAAGGCTCTTCCTCGATCAAGTCGACGCAACATCTTCGATCTGCTTGCGCGCGCCGTTGAATACCCGCGTCGGTACATGCAGCTTGTCATCCTGCTGGTAGAGTGTCCTGATCTCATCGAACCGTTCGTCGACTTCTTCCGTTAGCATGGCAAGATGGTCGAAGAGCATTGCGCGATCCGGGGATATGTCTTCATCGGGTCGCGGCATCAAGCCCCAATTGTCCCAAGGAAGCATCTCCATTTTATTGAGCGCGGCGAAATCCCTCACCAGGTTCATCGCGATAAACCAGAAGCCTCCCTCGTCGAAGATGCCAAAGGTTCCGGGATCGGCAGTGTGGGCACGGCACAGCCGCCAGGCTTCGCCAGCGGTTAGGAACTTTCCACGCGGCAGGTCGAGCGGATCGAAATCAAGCTTCAATTCGGAGCACTGGAGATCATCGATCTGAAAGTCTGCGGATACCCAATGTCGTCCGCTCCAGTATTCGGTGATCCAATGATCAACACCTTTACCAGGCTCAAAATACATCCCGAAGCCACAGCGGGCTCGCGCGGGGATCCCTTGAGCCCTCAGCGACGCACAGGCAAGAACAGCAAAGTGACGGCATACGCCAACCGCCCTCTGGCTGGGCGTTCGCGTTACAACGAGCGGGGCGGCATCGATTTCAATGATTGCATCGAGCATTCGTTGTGTAGATCGCAATTGTGATTGCGCTCGGCGCGCCGGCGTTAGCTCTTGGCCATACCGTTGCGCCCAGGCATCATGTATCAATATGCCGTGCAGAGCACTGGCGACCTCAGCAACTCCTGCTAACGCGCCAAGAGCTTCGGCATGCTGCCCTCCTGATGTCAGGGGGCCTGCCTGACTATAGAAATCCAACGAGTTTTGTAGTCCCTCCATGTCCCGCCTCCTTGAAGAACAAAAGATACATTGCTGCAAGACGGGTGAGAAGCTTGAACCCCGACATCGACAGCAGCTTCTTCAGAGCCTTCTCGATTTCTAACGCTGAGGAACCACCCCAATTGCCGGGCTTTCATTTCAAAGCACCTTTGCAATGCCGACGGGCTTCGCATTGGATCAACGATCATCGCTGCAAACTCTACCGGGTACTCGGGTGCGGGCAGAACCAACTGCCCTGCCGCGCCATTGTTCGCCAAGTGGACAGGTGGTTCGGCTTCAGGCCATGCCGCACTGCGACCTCATTCACCATCGCGCCGGGCCGAAGGCTCTCCGAAACGATCTGCCCCTAACCTCGTCCGGCCAGTGCCGGTGAACCTCACGTCGGACTTCCTGGTTGTGAGCACCTCCAATGTACTCTCCATGGAGAAACTCCCTTCGCTCGTCCATGGAAAGGCAATCACAGATTAAGGCGGGAAGGACAACGTGGGGCTGAAACAGCGCTGACGATGAATCGTAAATCGATACGGGCTCAGTACTTCAGACGAGACTCAAGGCTGATGCCGGTTACGGCTGCGGCAGAGGACAAGCGCTTTGTCGCATCAGAAGCGACGGCGCTGTCTGTCTTGCCTCGCGCGGCTTTCGGATAAAGCGCGCAACTGATGTCTCTCTACCAAGGCGGCTTGCACTGCAGCCTGGAAGGACAAGACGCGCTCCCGGATCTTCTCCTCGCGCAAGCCGCATCGCGCAAGTTCGTCCGCCAGCAGACGGCATTCCGCTTTCCAGAAGCCGACCGCCGGTTCTCCGTGCAGATCGTCGAGCGTCGCGGCGCAACGCTCGATATCCCCTGGCCGGGGGATGCTTGGAAATATCACGATTTCGCTTGCGGTCAGCGCGGCGAGAGGGGTGT from Rhizobium sullae includes:
- a CDS encoding transglutaminase-like domain-containing protein; translation: MEGLQNSLDFYSQAGPLTSGGQHAEALGALAGVAEVASALHGILIHDAWAQRYGQELTPARRAQSQLRSTQRMLDAIIEIDAAPLVVTRTPSQRAVGVCRHFAVLACASLRAQGIPARARCGFGMYFEPGKGVDHWITEYWSGRHWVSADFQIDDLQCSELKLDFDPLDLPRGKFLTAGEAWRLCRAHTADPGTFGIFDEGGFWFIAMNLVRDFAALNKMEMLPWDNWGLMPRPDEDISPDRAMLFDHLAMLTEEVDERFDEIRTLYQQDDKLHVPTRVFNGARKQIEDVAST
- a CDS encoding transposase, translating into MVNEVAVRHGLKPNHLSTWRTMARQGSWFCPHPSTR
- a CDS encoding DUF6074 family protein codes for the protein MASSFDTPLAALTASEIVIFPSIPRPGDIERCAATLDDLHGEPAVGFWKAECRLLADELARCGLREEKIRERVLSFQAAVQAALVERHQLRALSESRARQDRQRRRF